A genomic stretch from Tachyglossus aculeatus isolate mTacAcu1 chromosome 19, mTacAcu1.pri, whole genome shotgun sequence includes:
- the LYRM2 gene encoding LYR motif-containing protein 2 isoform X1 produces MQNNRHYDIRIIIIIIIIIMFLRRQQVLGLYRSILRAIRRVPDRLDRGHLQDWARQEFRRNKSATDEDAIRMMITQGNMQLKELVRALDLAKS; encoded by the exons ATGCAGAATAACCGCCATTACGATatcagaataatcatcatcatcatcatcataatcatg TTCCTGAGGAGGCAGCAGGTGCTGGGCCTGTACCGGAGCATCCTGCGAGCCATCCGCCGCGTCCCCGACCGCCTCGATCGCGGCCACCTGCAAGACTGGGCCCGCCAGGAGTTCAGGAGGAATAAGAGCGCCACGGACGAG GACGCCATTCGCATGATGATCACCCAAGGCAACATGCAACTCAAGGAGCTGGTGAGAGCCCTGGACTTGGCCAAGTCATAG
- the LYRM2 gene encoding LYR motif-containing protein 2 isoform X2, with product MAAMTLRQFLRRQQVLGLYRSILRAIRRVPDRLDRGHLQDWARQEFRRNKSATDEDAIRMMITQGNMQLKELVRALDLAKS from the exons ATGGCGGCGATGACCCTGAGGCAG TTCCTGAGGAGGCAGCAGGTGCTGGGCCTGTACCGGAGCATCCTGCGAGCCATCCGCCGCGTCCCCGACCGCCTCGATCGCGGCCACCTGCAAGACTGGGCCCGCCAGGAGTTCAGGAGGAATAAGAGCGCCACGGACGAG GACGCCATTCGCATGATGATCACCCAAGGCAACATGCAACTCAAGGAGCTGGTGAGAGCCCTGGACTTGGCCAAGTCATAG